One window of Saccharopolyspora phatthalungensis genomic DNA carries:
- the secD gene encoding protein translocase subunit SecD, whose protein sequence is MAPPAGQFRPGRYLAFFALIVIGLYALVFFTGDGKPNPKLGIDLQGGTRVTLTARTPDGRPPTTESLNQARQIIETRVNGMGISGSEVTRDGNNLVITVPGEGGEQAKQLGQTAELNFRKVINAVPAAQPPAGTTPQAARQQGGDDKKAIDEAKALRQSTDPKVQMQALQTLNCAAEDPLRGNDDPKLPLVTCDREGQQKYLLEPVFLPGKEIANSQAQPPNPQGGHPGWAVALDFKSEGAKIWADFTSANVGQQAAFVLDTEVVSAPSVNTAMLGGNALITGQFNQQTATDLANILKYGSLPLAFDQSEAETVSATLGVASLEAGLIAGGLGLLLVAVYCLFYYRLLGILTILSLALSGGVVYGVLVLLGRWVGFTLDLAGVAGFIVAIGITADSFIVFFERLKDEIREGRTFRSAVPRAWPRARRTILSADAVSFLAAAVLYILAVGQVKGFAFTLGMSTVLDLVVVFLVTHPLVALASKNKFLSKPSVSGLGAVQRLSDRYRAARKAAATTAKEA, encoded by the coding sequence GTGGCACCTCCGGCCGGGCAGTTTCGCCCAGGGCGTTATCTGGCGTTCTTCGCACTGATCGTCATCGGGCTGTACGCACTGGTGTTCTTCACCGGTGATGGCAAGCCGAACCCGAAGCTGGGGATCGACCTGCAGGGCGGCACCCGGGTGACGCTGACGGCCCGCACGCCGGACGGCCGGCCGCCCACCACCGAGTCGCTGAACCAGGCCCGGCAGATCATCGAGACCCGCGTCAACGGCATGGGCATCAGCGGTTCCGAGGTGACCCGGGACGGCAACAACCTCGTGATCACCGTGCCCGGCGAGGGTGGCGAGCAGGCCAAGCAACTCGGGCAGACCGCCGAGCTGAACTTCCGCAAGGTCATCAACGCCGTCCCCGCGGCGCAGCCGCCGGCGGGCACGACCCCGCAGGCCGCGCGGCAGCAGGGCGGCGACGACAAGAAGGCGATCGACGAGGCCAAGGCGCTCCGGCAGAGCACCGACCCGAAGGTCCAGATGCAGGCGCTGCAGACGCTGAACTGCGCCGCCGAGGACCCGCTGCGCGGCAACGACGACCCGAAGCTGCCGCTGGTGACCTGCGACCGCGAAGGCCAGCAGAAGTACCTGCTGGAGCCGGTGTTCCTGCCGGGCAAGGAGATCGCAAACTCCCAGGCCCAGCCGCCGAATCCGCAGGGCGGGCACCCGGGCTGGGCGGTGGCGCTGGACTTCAAGAGCGAGGGTGCCAAGATCTGGGCGGACTTCACCTCCGCCAACGTCGGCCAGCAGGCCGCGTTCGTGCTGGACACCGAAGTGGTGTCGGCGCCATCCGTTAACACGGCGATGCTCGGTGGTAACGCGCTGATCACCGGTCAGTTCAATCAGCAGACCGCCACGGACCTGGCCAACATCCTCAAGTACGGGTCGCTGCCGCTGGCCTTCGACCAGTCCGAGGCCGAGACGGTGTCGGCGACCCTCGGCGTGGCCTCGCTGGAGGCCGGGCTGATCGCCGGCGGCCTCGGCCTGCTGCTGGTGGCCGTGTACTGCCTGTTCTACTACCGGCTGCTGGGCATCCTGACCATCCTGTCGCTGGCGCTCTCCGGTGGCGTGGTCTACGGGGTGCTGGTGCTGCTCGGGCGATGGGTCGGCTTCACCCTCGACCTGGCCGGCGTCGCCGGTTTCATCGTCGCGATCGGCATCACCGCCGACTCGTTCATCGTGTTCTTCGAACGCCTCAAGGACGAGATCCGCGAGGGCCGCACGTTCCGCTCGGCGGTGCCGCGGGCGTGGCCGCGGGCCCGGCGCACGATCCTGTCCGCCGACGCGGTCAGCTTCCTGGCCGCCGCGGTGCTGTACATCCTCGCCGTCGGCCAGGTGAAGGGCTTCGCCTTCACGCTCGGCATGTCGACGGTGCTGGACCTGGTTGTGGTCTTCCTCGTCACTCATCCGCTGGTGGCGTTGGCCTCG
- the yajC gene encoding preprotein translocase subunit YajC yields MDLQSLILPLLIVLLAVPLFLQARKQKRAVAEQQKLQNSITPGDKVMTTSGVYGTVVETKDDTIDLELAPGVTTTWVRAAVREKVNTDSSPAAEPAEAGTSTDAAEATVVTESKAEVAEPIEQQKTN; encoded by the coding sequence ATGGACCTCCAATCCCTGATTCTCCCGCTGCTGATCGTCCTGCTGGCGGTGCCGCTGTTCCTGCAGGCCCGCAAGCAGAAGCGCGCGGTGGCCGAGCAGCAGAAGCTGCAGAACTCCATCACGCCCGGCGACAAGGTGATGACCACCTCCGGCGTCTACGGCACCGTGGTCGAGACCAAGGACGACACCATCGACCTGGAGCTGGCCCCGGGCGTGACCACCACCTGGGTGCGCGCCGCGGTCCGTGAGAAGGTCAACACCGACAGCTCCCCGGCCGCGGAGCCGGCCGAGGCCGGCACTTCGACCGACGCCGCTGAGGCCACCGTGGTCACGGAATCCAAGGCCGAGGTCGCCGAGCCGATCGAGCAGCAGAAGACCAACTGA
- the ruvB gene encoding Holliday junction branch migration DNA helicase RuvB, translating to MHEDDDGWQPPGDGVALDPHQDPADQDVETTLRPRKLSEFVGQARVREQLELVLHGALRRGDQPDHVLFSGPPGLGKTSLSMIIATELGASIRVTSGPALERPGDLAAMLSNLAEGDVLFIDEIHRIARPAEEMLYLAMEDYRVDIVVGKGPGATSIPLELAPFTLVGATTRSGALTGPLRDRFGFTAHMEFYSPDELELVVRRSAGILGVDLRDDGATEIAGRSRGTPRIANRLLRRVRDYAEVRADGAVTREIARAALEVYDVDEMGLDRLDRAVLGALIKSFHGGPVGISTLAVAVGEESTTVEEVCEPYLVRAGMLARTPRGRVATVAAWHHLGLTPPQHAPGEPPPGLFDE from the coding sequence ATGCACGAGGACGACGACGGCTGGCAGCCGCCCGGCGATGGCGTCGCGCTGGACCCGCATCAGGACCCGGCCGACCAGGATGTCGAGACGACGCTGCGCCCGCGCAAGCTGAGCGAGTTCGTGGGTCAGGCGCGGGTGCGCGAGCAGCTGGAACTGGTTCTGCACGGCGCTCTCAGGCGCGGCGACCAGCCGGATCATGTGCTGTTCTCTGGCCCCCCGGGGCTGGGCAAGACCAGCCTGTCGATGATCATCGCGACCGAGCTCGGCGCCTCGATCCGGGTCACGTCCGGTCCGGCGCTGGAGCGGCCCGGCGACCTCGCGGCGATGCTGTCCAACCTCGCCGAGGGCGACGTGCTGTTCATCGACGAGATCCACCGGATCGCCCGCCCCGCCGAGGAGATGCTCTACCTGGCGATGGAGGACTACCGGGTCGACATCGTGGTCGGCAAGGGGCCCGGGGCCACCAGCATTCCGCTGGAGCTCGCGCCGTTCACGCTGGTCGGGGCCACCACCCGGTCCGGCGCGCTGACCGGGCCGCTGCGCGACCGGTTCGGCTTCACCGCGCACATGGAGTTCTACAGCCCTGATGAGCTGGAGCTGGTGGTGCGCCGCTCCGCCGGGATTCTGGGCGTGGACCTGCGCGACGACGGGGCCACCGAGATCGCCGGCCGGTCCCGGGGCACCCCGCGGATCGCCAACCGGCTGCTGCGGCGCGTCCGCGACTACGCGGAGGTGCGGGCCGACGGCGCGGTGACCCGCGAAATCGCGCGTGCCGCGCTGGAGGTCTACGACGTCGACGAAATGGGCCTGGACCGCCTGGACCGGGCCGTGCTCGGGGCGCTGATCAAGTCCTTCCACGGCGGCCCGGTGGGGATTTCGACGCTGGCGGTCGCGGTGGGCGAGGAGTCCACCACGGTCGAAGAGGTCTGCGAGCCCTACCTGGTGCGGGCCGGCATGCTCGCCCGTACCCCGCGCGGCCGGGTCGCGACGGTGGCCGCCTGGCACCACTTGGGGCTCACGCCGCCGCAGCACGCACCCGGCGAGCCGCCACCTGGGCTTTTCGACGAGTGA
- the ruvA gene encoding Holliday junction branch migration protein RuvA yields MISTVRGPVLSVGLDHAVIEVGGVGMAVHATPVTLAALRRGEQARLWTSLIVREDSLTLYGFADAEARDLFVLLQTASGVGPRLALATLAVLAPDQLCTALADGNLTVLTQVPGIGKKSAERLILELRDKVGVVAGTATGQAATADGGRVRSEVSEALVSLGFSAKQAEQSVEAVLAASNGDLDTSAVLRKALATLGPK; encoded by the coding sequence ATGATCTCCACGGTACGAGGTCCGGTGCTGTCGGTCGGACTGGACCACGCCGTGATCGAAGTCGGCGGCGTCGGCATGGCGGTGCACGCCACGCCGGTGACGCTCGCCGCGCTGCGCCGCGGCGAGCAAGCACGGCTGTGGACCTCGCTGATCGTGCGCGAGGACTCGCTGACCCTTTACGGCTTCGCCGACGCCGAGGCCCGCGACCTGTTCGTCCTGCTCCAGACCGCCTCCGGCGTCGGCCCCCGGCTCGCATTGGCCACGCTCGCGGTGCTTGCGCCCGACCAGCTCTGCACCGCGCTGGCCGACGGCAACCTGACGGTGCTCACCCAGGTGCCCGGCATAGGCAAGAAGAGCGCCGAACGGCTGATCCTGGAGCTGCGCGACAAGGTCGGCGTGGTGGCCGGGACCGCGACCGGCCAGGCGGCGACGGCGGACGGCGGCCGGGTGCGTTCCGAGGTCTCCGAGGCGCTGGTGAGCCTGGGCTTCTCGGCCAAGCAAGCCGAGCAGAGCGTCGAAGCGGTGCTGGCCGCGAGCAACGGCGACCTGGACACCTCGGCCGTGCTGCGCAAGGCCCTGGCCACGCTCGGCCCGAAGTGA
- the ruvC gene encoding crossover junction endodeoxyribonuclease RuvC encodes MRVLGVDPGLTRCGLGVVDGGRGREVACVAVGVVRTPPEDELSGRLLAVANAVEQWMDSHRPEVVAIERVFSQHNVRTVMGTAQVSGVVALAAARRDLPVAFHTPSEVKAAISGSGRADKRQVTTMITKILGLATQPKPADAADALALAVCHLWRAPMAARLAAAEARAAELARNHRARLKAAQQATQARTGGKSR; translated from the coding sequence GTGCGCGTGCTGGGAGTCGACCCCGGGCTGACTCGCTGCGGGCTCGGCGTGGTCGACGGCGGCCGCGGCCGCGAGGTCGCCTGCGTGGCGGTCGGTGTGGTCCGCACGCCGCCCGAGGACGAGCTGTCCGGTCGGCTGCTGGCGGTGGCGAACGCGGTCGAGCAGTGGATGGACTCGCACCGCCCCGAGGTGGTCGCGATCGAGCGGGTCTTCAGCCAGCACAACGTGCGCACCGTGATGGGCACCGCCCAGGTCTCCGGCGTCGTGGCGCTGGCCGCCGCCCGGCGCGACCTGCCGGTGGCCTTCCACACCCCGAGCGAGGTCAAGGCCGCCATCAGCGGCTCCGGCCGGGCCGACAAACGCCAGGTCACCACGATGATCACCAAGATCCTGGGGCTGGCTACCCAGCCCAAACCGGCCGACGCCGCCGACGCCCTGGCACTGGCGGTCTGCCACCTGTGGCGCGCCCCGATGGCCGCCCGGCTCGCCGCGGCGGAGGCCAGAGCCGCCGAACTTGCGCGCAACCACCGCGCCCGGCTGAAGGCGGCCCAGCAGGCCACCCAGGCTCGAACAGGAGGGAAATCCCGATGA
- a CDS encoding DUF4262 domain-containing protein, producing MTAVVNTDEGLRRWMVNTADEHGAAVMHVAGDERGASYAFSVGAWRRFGKPEVVVIGLPQEVAHKVVDTYVQRVGRGERFQPGQLYDGFLQGCPVTFEKVALQHYPEYLGSAFLVYNGPDFPAVQLIVSSPDGGKFPWQPDAPGGFREYQPVLTDSGLPESWTPGTDGP from the coding sequence ATGACGGCTGTGGTCAACACGGATGAGGGTCTGCGCAGGTGGATGGTGAACACCGCGGACGAGCACGGAGCCGCGGTGATGCACGTTGCGGGCGACGAACGCGGCGCGTCGTACGCGTTCTCGGTCGGGGCGTGGCGTCGTTTTGGCAAGCCCGAAGTCGTCGTGATCGGTCTGCCCCAGGAGGTCGCGCACAAGGTGGTCGACACCTACGTGCAGCGGGTCGGCAGGGGCGAGCGGTTCCAACCGGGACAGCTCTACGACGGCTTCCTGCAGGGCTGCCCGGTCACCTTCGAAAAGGTGGCGCTGCAGCACTATCCGGAGTATCTGGGCAGCGCTTTCCTGGTCTACAACGGACCGGACTTCCCCGCGGTGCAGCTGATCGTCTCAAGCCCGGACGGCGGCAAGTTCCCGTGGCAGCCCGACGCGCCGGGCGGCTTCCGCGAGTACCAGCCGGTGCTGACCGACAGCGGTCTGCCGGAAAGCTGGACTCCCGGCACCGACGGCCCCTGA
- a CDS encoding YebC/PmpR family DNA-binding transcriptional regulator produces the protein MSGHSKWATTKHKKAALDAKRGKLFAKLIKNVEVAARTGGGDPEGNPTLYDAIQKARKNSVPLDNIERARKRGAGEEAGGADWQTIMYEGYGPNGVAVLVECLTDNRNRAAGEVRTAMTRNGGSMADAGSVSYLFNRKGVVLLPKNGLSEDDVLMAVLEAGAEEVNDLGDSYEILTDPTDLVEVRKALQAADIEYDSAETNFLASVNVPLDADAARKVFKLIDALEDCDDVQNVFANFDVSEEVMAEVG, from the coding sequence ATGAGCGGCCACTCAAAGTGGGCCACCACCAAGCACAAGAAGGCCGCCCTCGACGCCAAGCGCGGCAAGCTCTTCGCGAAACTGATCAAGAACGTCGAGGTTGCCGCGCGGACCGGTGGGGGCGACCCCGAGGGCAACCCGACCCTGTACGACGCCATCCAGAAGGCGCGCAAGAACTCGGTCCCGCTGGACAACATCGAGCGGGCGCGCAAGCGCGGTGCCGGTGAAGAAGCCGGCGGCGCCGACTGGCAGACGATCATGTACGAGGGTTACGGGCCCAACGGCGTCGCGGTGCTGGTGGAGTGCCTGACCGACAATCGCAACCGGGCCGCCGGCGAGGTGCGCACCGCGATGACCCGCAACGGCGGTTCGATGGCCGACGCGGGGTCGGTGTCGTATCTGTTCAACCGCAAGGGCGTCGTGCTGCTGCCGAAGAACGGGCTCAGCGAGGACGACGTGCTTATGGCGGTGTTGGAAGCCGGCGCCGAGGAGGTCAACGACCTCGGCGACAGCTACGAGATCCTGACCGACCCGACCGACCTGGTCGAGGTCCGCAAGGCGTTGCAGGCCGCGGACATCGAGTACGACTCGGCGGAGACGAACTTCCTGGCCTCGGTCAACGTCCCGTTGGACGCCGACGCCGCCCGCAAGGTGTTCAAGCTGATCGACGCCCTCGAAGATTGCGACGACGTGCAGAACGTCTTCGCCAACTTCGACGTCTCCGAGGAGGTCATGGCCGAGGTCGGCTGA
- the pdxT gene encoding pyridoxal 5'-phosphate synthase glutaminase subunit PdxT, which yields MTKPVIGVLALQGGVAEHLVALERSGAEARSVRRPEELAAVHGIVVPGGESTTMTRLLDTFELYEPLRERLAAGLPAYGSCAGMIMLAGEVVDEARDLPAVRPLGALDVVVRRNAFGRQVDSFETDLDFAGIPDGPVHAVFIRAPWVEKVGADVTVLATVPDDPDNTRRNDAAGRIVAVQQGPVLATAFHPELVGGDERVHRYFVQIVRAQ from the coding sequence GTGACGAAACCCGTGATCGGAGTCCTCGCCCTCCAGGGCGGCGTGGCAGAGCATCTGGTCGCGCTGGAGCGCAGCGGGGCCGAGGCGCGGTCAGTCCGCCGGCCCGAGGAGCTGGCCGCAGTGCACGGAATCGTGGTGCCCGGCGGCGAGTCGACCACGATGACCCGCCTACTCGACACCTTCGAGCTCTACGAGCCGCTGCGCGAACGGCTGGCGGCAGGGCTGCCCGCCTACGGCTCGTGCGCTGGGATGATCATGCTCGCCGGAGAAGTGGTGGACGAGGCTCGGGACCTACCGGCGGTCCGGCCGCTGGGTGCGCTGGACGTGGTCGTGCGGCGCAACGCCTTCGGCCGGCAGGTCGACTCGTTCGAGACCGACCTGGACTTCGCCGGCATCCCGGACGGCCCGGTGCACGCGGTTTTCATCCGCGCACCGTGGGTGGAAAAGGTCGGCGCCGACGTGACGGTGCTGGCAACGGTGCCCGACGACCCGGACAACACTAGGCGAAATGATGCCGCCGGTAGGATCGTCGCGGTTCAGCAGGGACCGGTGCTCGCCACCGCCTTCCACCCGGAGCTGGTCGGCGGCGACGAGCGCGTGCACCGCTATTTCGTACAGATCGTCCGCGCGCAGTGA
- the pdxS gene encoding pyridoxal 5'-phosphate synthase lyase subunit PdxS produces the protein MTTVDAKDTAGNAQTGTDGVKRGMAEMLKGGVIMDVVTPEQAKIAEAAGAVAVMALERVPADIRVQGGVARMSDPDMIEGIVNAVSIPVMAKARIGHFVEAQVLQSLGVDYIDESEVLTPADEVNHIDKWAFTVPFVCGATNLGEALRRISEGAAMIRSKGEAGTGNVVEATRHMRQIRAEMRRLSVLGDDELYVAAKELRAPVQLVREIARTGKLPVVLFTAGGIATPADAAMMRQLGAEGVFVGSGIFKSGDPAKRAEAIVKATTFYDDPDVIAKVSRGLGEAMVGINLDDLTEQQRYAHRGW, from the coding sequence GTGACAACCGTCGACGCCAAGGACACCGCCGGCAACGCCCAGACCGGCACCGACGGGGTCAAGCGGGGCATGGCCGAAATGCTCAAGGGCGGCGTGATCATGGACGTGGTGACGCCCGAACAGGCCAAGATCGCCGAGGCCGCCGGTGCGGTCGCGGTGATGGCGCTGGAGCGAGTGCCCGCTGACATCCGCGTCCAGGGTGGCGTGGCCCGGATGTCCGATCCGGACATGATCGAGGGCATCGTCAACGCGGTCTCCATCCCGGTGATGGCCAAGGCGCGCATCGGCCACTTCGTCGAGGCGCAGGTGCTGCAGTCGCTGGGCGTGGACTACATCGACGAGTCCGAGGTCCTCACCCCGGCCGACGAGGTCAACCACATCGACAAGTGGGCCTTCACGGTGCCGTTCGTGTGCGGCGCGACCAACCTCGGCGAGGCGCTGCGGCGGATCTCCGAGGGCGCGGCGATGATCCGCTCCAAAGGTGAGGCCGGCACCGGCAACGTCGTCGAGGCGACCCGGCACATGCGGCAGATCCGCGCCGAGATGCGGCGCCTTTCGGTGCTCGGCGACGACGAGCTCTACGTCGCGGCGAAGGAGCTGCGCGCCCCGGTGCAGCTGGTCCGGGAGATCGCCAGGACCGGGAAGCTGCCGGTCGTGCTGTTCACCGCGGGAGGCATCGCGACCCCGGCGGACGCGGCGATGATGCGGCAGCTGGGCGCGGAGGGAGTCTTCGTCGGCTCGGGGATCTTCAAGTCCGGCGACCCGGCAAAGCGGGCCGAGGCGATCGTCAAGGCGACGACGTTCTACGACGACCCGGACGTGATCGCGAAGGTCTCCCGGGGCCTCGGCGAGGCGATGGTCGGCATCAATCTCGACGACCTCACCGAACAGCAGCGCTACGCCCACCGCGGCTGGTGA
- a CDS encoding elongation factor G-like protein EF-G2 produces MSSKQSGTVGGPAIPAPSEPAKIRNIVLVGPSAAGKTTIAEAMLAATSTIPRPGAVTEGTTVCDHEPASIEQQRSIGLAIAPMQHEDIKINLIDTPGYADFVGELRAGLRAADAALFVLAATEGVDPATRAIWQECAAVGMPRAVLISRLDQPRADFDTALLGCQDAFGSGVLPLYLPHFDADGEFFGLVGLLTEQIYELGGTVAADEQLREQIDQPRGELIEAIIAESEDESLMDRYLNGEPIDEATLIADLEKGVAQGGLHPVLPVCAITGVGIREVLDGIKRGFPSPLEHPLPEFTDQHGRNPRTLIPDPEGPLAAEVVHTSVDSYVGRVSLARVFSGVMRPERPVHVSGHGMAERGHPDHDEDERVAHLYSPLGANLREVTHCIAGDLCALTKIGSAETGDTLSDPSDPLLLKPWPMPEPLLPIAVTAHTRSDEDALARNLNRLIAADPSLRLERDSETHQLVLWCMGEAHADVVLQRLREGGAEVDTVPVRVPLRQTFAQSAKGHGRHVKQSGGHGQYAVCDVEVEPLPRGSGVEFTERVVGGAVPRQFIPSVEKGVRAQIEKGINEGCPLVDVRVTLVDGKAHSVDSSDAAFQAAGALALKAAADQAGLVTLEPVDEVAVRIPDEHLGAVLGDLSSRRGKVVGTEPEDGGWTVVRAHVPASELVRYAVNVRSLSSGSATFTRQFENYEPMPESLVPQK; encoded by the coding sequence ATGAGCAGCAAACAAAGCGGCACGGTAGGAGGGCCGGCGATCCCGGCCCCCTCAGAACCCGCCAAGATCCGCAACATCGTGCTGGTCGGCCCGTCGGCCGCCGGCAAGACCACGATCGCCGAGGCGATGCTGGCCGCCACCTCGACGATCCCCAGACCGGGCGCCGTCACCGAGGGCACCACGGTGTGCGACCACGAGCCCGCCTCGATCGAGCAGCAACGGTCCATCGGACTGGCCATCGCACCGATGCAACACGAGGACATCAAGATCAACCTGATCGACACGCCCGGCTACGCGGACTTCGTCGGTGAACTGCGCGCCGGGTTGCGTGCCGCGGACGCCGCGTTGTTCGTGCTGGCGGCCACCGAAGGCGTCGACCCCGCGACCCGCGCGATCTGGCAGGAGTGCGCCGCGGTCGGCATGCCCCGTGCGGTGCTCATCTCCCGGCTGGACCAGCCCCGCGCGGACTTCGACACCGCGCTGTTGGGCTGCCAGGACGCGTTCGGCTCGGGAGTGCTGCCGCTGTACCTGCCGCATTTCGACGCGGACGGCGAGTTCTTCGGGCTGGTCGGCCTGCTCACCGAGCAGATCTACGAGCTCGGGGGCACCGTCGCGGCCGACGAGCAACTGCGCGAGCAGATCGACCAACCGCGGGGCGAGCTCATCGAAGCCATCATCGCCGAGAGCGAAGACGAGTCGCTGATGGACCGGTACCTCAACGGCGAGCCGATCGACGAGGCCACGTTGATCGCCGACCTGGAAAAAGGGGTGGCCCAGGGCGGCCTGCACCCCGTGCTTCCGGTGTGCGCGATAACCGGGGTCGGCATCCGCGAGGTGCTCGACGGCATCAAGCGCGGCTTTCCGTCGCCGCTGGAGCACCCGCTGCCGGAGTTCACCGATCAGCACGGCCGCAACCCGCGCACCCTCATCCCGGACCCGGAGGGACCGCTGGCGGCCGAGGTGGTGCACACCTCGGTCGACTCGTACGTGGGCCGCGTCTCGTTGGCGCGGGTGTTCTCCGGCGTGATGCGCCCGGAACGGCCGGTGCACGTCTCCGGCCACGGCATGGCCGAGCGCGGACATCCCGATCACGATGAAGACGAGCGGGTGGCGCACCTGTACTCGCCGCTGGGCGCGAACCTGCGCGAAGTGACGCACTGCATCGCGGGCGACCTGTGCGCGCTGACCAAGATCGGTTCGGCGGAGACCGGCGACACGCTGTCCGATCCCTCGGATCCGCTGCTGCTCAAGCCGTGGCCAATGCCCGAGCCGCTGCTGCCGATCGCCGTCACCGCGCACACCCGCAGCGACGAGGACGCGCTGGCGCGCAACCTCAACCGGCTGATCGCCGCCGACCCGAGCCTGCGGCTGGAACGCGACAGCGAGACCCACCAGCTGGTGCTGTGGTGCATGGGCGAGGCGCACGCCGACGTGGTGCTGCAACGGCTGCGCGAGGGCGGCGCGGAGGTCGACACGGTGCCGGTGCGGGTGCCCCTGCGACAGACGTTCGCACAGTCCGCCAAGGGCCACGGGCGGCACGTCAAGCAGTCCGGCGGACACGGCCAGTACGCGGTGTGCGACGTGGAGGTGGAGCCGCTGCCCCGCGGTTCCGGTGTCGAGTTCACCGAGCGGGTCGTCGGCGGCGCGGTGCCGCGGCAGTTCATCCCCAGCGTGGAGAAGGGGGTTCGGGCGCAGATCGAGAAGGGCATCAACGAGGGGTGCCCGCTGGTGGACGTGCGGGTCACGCTGGTGGACGGCAAGGCGCACAGCGTCGATTCCTCCGACGCGGCGTTCCAGGCGGCGGGCGCGCTGGCGCTCAAGGCCGCCGCCGACCAGGCGGGTTTGGTCACGTTGGAGCCGGTCGACGAGGTCGCCGTGCGCATCCCCGATGAGCATCTCGGGGCGGTGCTGGGCGACCTTTCCAGCCGGCGCGGCAAGGTGGTCGGTACCGAACCGGAGGACGGCGGCTGGACCGTGGTGCGCGCGCACGTGCCAGCGAGCGAACTCGTGCGCTACGCGGTCAATGTGCGATCGCTGAGCTCCGGCAGCGCGACCTTCACCCGGCAGTTCGAGAACTACGAGCCGATGCCCGAGTCCCTCGTCCCGCAGAAATGA
- the pgsA gene encoding phosphatidylinositol phosphate synthase, with protein sequence MLNIFARASLSRLTNPIGAGLVRLGLSPNAVTLTGTIASAAAALWFFPRGQLFVGTVVVTVFLLFDILDGAMARAGGKASQFGGVLDASCDRLVDGALFGALVWWSLVVEVDRVRGLALLICLVSAQVISYVKARAEANGLRADGGLAERAERFLVVLVGTGLYGLGVPYVLDIAVWLLAALSLITIAQRLIAVYASSRTQ encoded by the coding sequence ATGCTCAACATCTTCGCGCGGGCTTCACTTTCGCGATTGACCAACCCGATCGGCGCGGGGTTGGTCCGCCTCGGGCTGTCGCCGAATGCGGTGACGCTCACCGGCACGATCGCCAGCGCCGCCGCGGCGCTGTGGTTCTTCCCGCGCGGCCAGCTGTTCGTGGGCACCGTCGTGGTCACGGTGTTCCTGCTCTTCGACATCCTCGACGGCGCGATGGCGCGGGCCGGCGGCAAGGCGTCGCAGTTCGGCGGGGTTTTGGACGCGAGTTGCGACCGGCTGGTCGACGGCGCGCTGTTCGGCGCGCTGGTGTGGTGGTCGCTAGTCGTGGAAGTCGATCGGGTGCGCGGCCTGGCGTTGTTGATCTGCCTGGTCAGCGCGCAGGTGATCTCCTATGTCAAGGCGCGTGCGGAGGCCAACGGCCTGCGCGCCGACGGCGGCCTGGCGGAGCGCGCCGAACGCTTCCTCGTGGTCCTGGTCGGCACCGGTTTGTACGGCCTGGGAGTGCCGTACGTGCTGGACATCGCGGTCTGGCTGCTGGCGGCGCTGTCGCTGATCACGATCGCTCAGCGGCTGATCGCCGTCTACGCCTCCTCCCGCACCCAGTGA
- a CDS encoding YceI family protein, with protein MTATAQIPGYVAGTWDIDPAHSNVEFSVRHMGVAKSRGRFGSFRGEIVTAADPLESTVTATIEAASIDTRQADRDAHLRSADFLDVEQFPTLTFRSTGVRQDGDDFVIDGEFTLRGVTKPVSLATELGGFTENGLLGLSASVTINRTDFGVGPAGSAKVSEKVKITLDIEAQRRD; from the coding sequence ATGACGGCTACCGCGCAGATCCCCGGCTACGTCGCGGGCACCTGGGACATCGACCCCGCTCACTCGAACGTCGAGTTCTCCGTGCGGCACATGGGCGTGGCCAAGTCCCGGGGCCGCTTCGGCAGCTTCCGGGGCGAGATCGTCACCGCAGCCGACCCGCTGGAGTCCACGGTCACCGCCACCATCGAAGCCGCGTCGATCGACACCCGCCAGGCCGACCGCGACGCGCACCTGCGCTCCGCCGACTTCCTCGACGTGGAGCAGTTCCCCACCTTGACCTTCCGCTCCACCGGGGTCCGCCAGGATGGCGACGACTTCGTCATCGACGGCGAGTTCACCCTGCGCGGCGTCACCAAGCCGGTCTCGCTGGCCACCGAGCTGGGGGGTTTCACCGAGAACGGCCTGCTCGGGCTGTCCGCCAGCGTAACCATCAACCGCACCGACTTCGGGGTCGGCCCGGCCGGGAGCGCCAAAGTCAGCGAGAAGGTCAAGATCACCCTCGACATCGAGGCGCAGCGCCGCGACTGA